The Caldilineales bacterium genome segment ACGACATCTGCCCGCCCTCCACCGTCTTCGCCGCCTACAACCACTACGCCGGCCCCAAGCAGGTCGAGGTCTACCCCTACAACCAGCACGAGGGCGGCGAAAGCGACCACGACGCCGTCAAACTGGCCTTCCTGGCGGGGCTGTGGGGTGAGCCATAGGTCAGTGGGCGCGATCGGGATGATAAGATAGATTACTGAACTATCCGACGTAGCGTGCAATACTATTGCGTCAGTTTGTAAGCGATCAGTTTGGTTCTAGCGTTGGCAATTTCTGCCAGGGTTCATAGCCATCGGAGATGGCTCGTTGTCTCCCCTCCCCTCCCCTCCCCGCTCCTCTCTCCGGAGTAAGAAAAGTCATGAAACGAATCAAGCAACAATTTGCGCCACGCTGGTTGGGTCTTGGCCTGACCCTCCTGCTCGTGATCGGGTTGAGCGGCATCGCCTTTGCCGCGGCCACGTTCAGCAATCAAGTCGGCCCCACATGGTTGAACCCAGGCTACCAGTGGACATTGACGACATCGGGCGTCAGTACTCCCGACAAGGGTGTGTGTATCGAGTATTCGATTGACGGCGGCGCTGCTGTGGAGACAGCCTGCAGTTGTGTGGGAGCCGACTGCACCAATAACAATGGAAATTGGACATGCACTGCTCCTACCAACGCTACTACCAACATCGTCTGGACGATTGGCACTTATACCGGTGGAGGCGCTTGCGGCAACCTCTCGACCGCCGCCCCGGGTTGGCAGAGTGTCACTACCCCTGTCCGCCCCAGCGCTGTCGACCTCAATGGCCTGGCCGCGGCCCGCGGCGCGGCCGGCTGGCAGCTTGTTGCCATCGCCCTGCTGGGGCTGTTGGGGCTGGGTGCGGGCCTGTGGTGGGCGCGCAACCGGCGCCGGGCCCTGGCCGGATGATGGGCGGATGATCCGCCCCCCCGCTTCTTGCCACCATTCCCTTTCGAATCGACGCGAGGAACCCCTATGACAACCCCACCCCCGGCCCCTGCGCCCACCCCCGCTGCCAAACCCCGCCCCACCTACCGGGCCCCGGCCATCGTCCACAAGGCCCAGCTCAAGCACTTCAGCGGCTCGCCGCTGGCCGTCGACCCCAACTCGCCGGAGAATGTGTTGGCTCTGCCGCAATGAGGCCGCCGGACGGCGCCGCCCCCTTCTGCTGCCCCGAAACGGCCCCTCGCCCCGTCGCGAGGGGCCGTTTGTTTCCCGGCTTTCGTCGCCTGGCCCGCCGTTCCAGGTCGCTCCGCCGCCTCACCCTTGCAGGCAAAACCTGCTTGCTTTTTCGTCGCCTTTCTGCCATAATTGTCCCGAAAACATCTTGTGCTACATCCAGTCTTTCTTGCTCTTGTTCTCAAAAGGAACCACGATGACCACCCCACCCCCGGCCCCCGATCCCCTCCCCTCGCCAGCGGTCGCGTCCCATCCCTACCAGACGCCGGCCATCGTCCACAAGGCCCAGCTCAAGCACTTCAGCGGCTCGCCGCTGGCCGTCGACCCCAACTCGCCGGAGAATGTGTTGGGTCTGCCGCAGTAATGAGACGGGACGGCAAATCATGTAACTGCGTTTGTCTTCGATGGAGCATGAAACGCCATTTGGATCGAGTCGACCAGTGTGCCCGATGACGGACTCTGCGATGCCATGGCGTATCAGAATCCATTTCGCTATCGATTGCGATTTATTACGATAAGTGTGAGGCAAAAAATATGAGATCCATTTCCAAGATATCGATTGGTGCAATCATAGTTATCGCACTGGTGCTGACTGTCAGTTTGCGTGTGTTTGGTACAGCAAACTATGTCTATCACGAGAAGACTGAGAATTTCGTCAACGGCAGCAGTGGGACGAAATACTTCGTGACCAGCGGCGGTCACGGCACGACGCCGTGGAGCACCGATACCGTCAGCGTCAACTTCAAGGTCGAGTATCAAAATTACACCAACCAGGTGCGTCTTTACTACACAACGGATGGCAGCACACCGTCCGGCAGCTTTGGCACCGCTTCCGGCACGACAACTGTATTGACTTGTTCGTATAGCAGCACGTTCGGCAGCCCAGTTGTCGATGTGGTTACCTGCCCCAGCATCCCAGCGCAGGCAAAAGGGACGACCGTCAAATACATCGTGAGCGCCTGGCATTCAGGCGGCGGCGCCGAGTATTTTGCCAACAATGGTGAGTGTTCCGGTTGCGGCAGTTCTGGTTCGGGGGCGGCCACCGTCTTTAGCTACACGACTCTAGGCCCCAACGCCATCACCCTCTCCTCCCTCACTGCCCGGGCGGCGGGGGGGCAGGCGGCGTTGCCTTTGCTGGCCGGGGTGTTCGGCCTGGCCGGGCTAGGCGTGGGCGCTTATACCCGCCGCCGGCGCTAACCCCACCTGGCCGGCAACCCTGCCCGTCGCCGGAAGCACTTCGACATCGCACCCAGCGCGCAAGCCTGCCGGATTCATTCTGGCAGGCTTGCGCCGCGAAAGACGACAAAGGACGCTCAGTTCGCTGGATGAACGGCCTGGTCCAGCTTCCCGCATCTCAATCGTGACGATGGGCGCCAGTTGAGAGCAGGCCCGCCGCCCGGCGACGGGCCTGCTCTCTGCCCCGAAGATGTGAGGCGGCGAGACCGGCGGCCACCTGCGACCGCCCCTACCTGCCGCGCCCCCGCCGGAGGGCCGCGCCGCCCACCGCCATCAGCCCCAGCAGGGGCAGGGCCGCGGCCCAGGGGCGGGCGGGGGAGTGGGCGGCCAGGGAGCGGAGGGTGACGGCGGTGGGCGTGAAGCTGGAAATGGCCCAGGGGGAGAAGGTCGTGATACCGCTCTGCTCGACCCAATTGTTGGTCGAATCCCGGCTGCTCTGACCCATATTCAGCCACTGCGAACCGTCATAGCGCCAGAGCACCAGCGTCGACTCCGTGTTGCCGTTCAACTCGCTTTCCAGGTAGTGCAGACGCACGGTGGCGGCGTAGCCGCTGCCGCCGTTAGGGGTGATGGTGTAGCTGCGGGTCACGGCATAGGTGAAAGCCGACGGCTGCGACTGGGCAATGTTCACGGTGACGTCGGTCGGCACCGTGCCGCTGGCAAAATTCAGCGAAACATCGGGGTTGCCAAAGCTGTAGGTCTTTGTCGTCACCAGCGTGCCGGTACGCTTGACGTTTCCCCACACATCGCCGTTGCCGGAGGTGGTGACAGCCTCGGCCAGGGTGAGAGTGTTGGCGCCGGTGGTGATATCGCCGCTTGTGAGGGCAAGGCTAGTGCTAACCGTCACATCCCTGCCGAGAGTAGCGCCAGCCGCATTGTTGAGGCTAAGCGAGCTGAATGTGATGGCGCCGGAACCGCTGACTGACTGCGCTGATGTTCCATTGAGATTCACTGCCTGACTGCTTGCGAAGGTTAGGGCGGCGCCGTTATTTACAAGGTTACCGCCGAGATTCAGCGCAGCAGTCATGGTGCTGTTGAAGGTAATTCCCGTGTTAAGTGTGAAGTGTCCCCTTATTGTCAAGGCTGAACCACCACTTGCTGTGTATGTAGCAGCCCCTGCTGTCCTGGTGAGTGTCAGGCTTCCAAAGGTGCGGCCTGAAGCGCTGATTGCAAAGGCACTTGTACCCGGCACGTCATACTCAAAGAGTCCCAGTTCGGTTCCTGAAGCGGTTGACAACAGCGGAATAACTCCAGCAGTGCTTCGCGCTGTATTGTGCACATACTTTGCGCCGTTGTTGATCCGAACAGTGCCGTTGCTTGTCGAATTCGCCTGGATGCCATTGCCTGATCCCGCCCCCGACGAGTTGATAAGGATCGCTCCACTATCCAGGACGATGTCGTCTGTGGCCGCTGTGTTATCTCCAACATTGAATCCAGGAGCATTGGTGTTGGAACTGGGTAACGTCAAAGTGATAGTATTCACTCCTGCTGGAGAGATTGTGAGTTTCACAATTGCCACAGTGACAGCACCACCCGGTAGATTGACCGAGTAACTTCCCGCAAGCAATGAGTTATCGAGGACGACCGAATCTGTTGACGCCGGGACGACATCATCATTCCAGTTGCTGGCATCGCTCCAGTTCGATGTACCCGCCCCACCATCCCATGTTTTCGTGGCGGCCAACACCCTTGGCGCGGGGAAGGCGGCAAAAGCGACGGCAACCAGCGCTAACGCCAACATGAGCGAAATCCATTTGCCCTTCATGTGTCATCCTCCTTGGCATGTCCGCGTGCGAAGGCGCAGCGCCAACGCCGGATGGTCTCCATCCCGACAGCCTTGAGCCGCTCCTGCAACCCTCGCGGCCATCAGCTCTATTCGACGAGGAAACCGGCAAGTGGGTGCGTCAACGCCTTCTCGATCGTCATCAACGTAGGGTATTGTACACTGAGCGGGTGTCGGAGGCAAGTCGCCGGCACACTCAGAAAGCGCCCGCGCACCCTTGTCAACCCTTGACAAGCTCTCCATTCCCTGCTACATTGTTGCATGTGCAATAGTTGCATTTGCAACCGTTGCGGGTGCAACTTTTCTACTCCTCGCTGGTCTTTCCCAGACGATGGCAACGCCCGATATGAGCCTCTACCACCTCCTACAGAAGACGCACGTCCTCCTCGACGACGGCGACCAACGCATCCTGGCGCCCTACGACCTCAGCAGCCAGCAGTACCACCTCTTGCTGCACCTCAGCCAGGGCGGCGACGGGCCGGGGCTGACCAAGCGCGACCTGGCCGACCGGCTGATCTGCGACCCCAGCAACATCACGCGCCAGGTGGAGCGACTAGAGGGGCGGGGGCTGGTGCTGACGCTGGACGACCGCGATGACAAACGCAAGCAGCGCCTGCACCTGACCACCGCTGGTCGCGAGGTCTTTGCCGCCGCGCAGCGCGCCCATCATGCCTCGGTCGAGCGCCGCTTCGGCGCCCTTTCGGAGGCCGAGCACCAGACGCTGATGGCGCTGATCGCCCGGCTGGGCGCGCAGTTGGAGCGTGAACTACAACCTGCCTGAGCCACGCCGCCCGCGCCGGCCCGGCGGCTTCGGCCCCGGCCGGCGCTCAGCTCCCCTCCCCACCCTCACTCCCTCCCCGAGGAACCTGCCATGCCATCCCACCGCTCTGTTTTCCGGCTCTTGGTCACTGCTGCCGCCGTGCTCTTGTTGGCGTTGGTGGCGCTGCAAGGGGCAGGCGTCCCCTCCACACGCGCCTTTGGCTCTCCCACGCTGGATGGCGTGCGTGATGCCGCCTACGGCGGCGCCATCGCGACTGATCCCGGCGGCGATCTGGCGAATCCCGGGCCGGCCACCTGGTCGGGCACCACCTGGACCGACCAGACCGCGCTCTACTGTGAGAACGACAGCAGCTATCTGTATGTCTACGCCGACTTACCGAATTACAGCCAATCGGCATCCAGCGGACGCATCGGTCTGACCATCGATTTGGGCACAACGGCCGGAGGCAGCAGCGATCCATGGGGCAACGCCATCACCTTCGATCACACGAACAAGCCAGACTATGTAATCCGCGGCAACATCCCCGGCATCAGCAACAATCCGCCCGACGATAACAATGGTTGGACGGAATTGCGCTCGTGGGGAGGCTCCAGTTGGAGCGCAGGGGGGACGAATTGGGCATCCGGGCACATCGCCTACAGCAATAACAATGGCGTCGAGTTCAAAATTCCCCTTGCTGAGATCGGAAATCCTGCGCTGGGCAGCGCAGTGAACCTGGAGTTTTTTGCCGGCCAGGCCGGCGCAGGCAAGGGCGCTTACGATGCCGTACCTGCGGATGATCAATCGTCCGGCTGGGACGATGCCACCACGCTTGTGAACTGGGCTTCCTGCACGTTGGATACGACCGGGGCGACGGCTACACCCACCCCCACGACTGCCCCCACCGACACCCCCACCCACACGCCCACGACCGGCCCCACGCCGACGCCCACCCATACCCCCACCCACACCCCCACGCCGCCGTCGAGCTGCGTGGGCGCGACCGCTGGCGATGGCGTTGTGGTGACGGCCGGCCTCTATCATGACAATACCGACGTCGCCTATCGCGACCCCCTGACCGCGATCCCATCCAATGGCTCAGGCACACTGCGACTGCGGGTCTGCCAGAACGACGTGCAGGCAGTCAAGGCGCTGGTGTGGCGCACGGGCGACCCGTTGGCCTCACCCTCCTTCAACTACGACGCCGCCGTAGCCAGCAGCGACGGCACCTACAGCCTGTGGGAGGTCTCGGTGCCCGGCGACACGGTCACGCTCTGGTATCAGTTCCGCGTCACCGACGCCGCCACTGTGGGCCAGTTCCAGCCCGTCACCGGCAACAACGGCCCCGGTAAGTGGTACACCGGCGCCCTGGCCAACCCCTCCTGGGGGCTGACGGTGGTCACGCCCACGCCCACGCCCGTGCCCGATTACGCCGTCCCCACCTGGCTGAAGGACGCCGTCATCTATCAGATCTTCCCCGACCGCTTCCGCAACGGCGACCCCAGCAACGACCCCGTCGATGGCGCCCAGGTCTATGAGCCGGATGGCTGCGCCAGCTACCCGCACCCCAAACCCAACCCCGGCGCCGGCGGCTGCCAGTGGGACAAGCGCGCCTGGACCGACCCGCTTCTGAACCCCAGTTGGGGGCTGGACTATTACGGCGGCGACCTGCAGGGTGTGATCGACAAGATCAACGCCAATTACTTCAACGACCTGGGCGTCAACACCCTTTACCTCAATCCCATCTTCGAAGCCTCATCCAATCACGGCTACGACACCAACGACTACCACAACGTCCGCGCCATTTTCGGCGGCACTACCAGGTTCGACCAGTTGGTCGCCGCCACCAACGCCAA includes the following:
- a CDS encoding MarR family transcriptional regulator → MATPDMSLYHLLQKTHVLLDDGDQRILAPYDLSSQQYHLLLHLSQGGDGPGLTKRDLADRLICDPSNITRQVERLEGRGLVLTLDDRDDKRKQRLHLTTAGREVFAAAQRAHHASVERRFGALSEAEHQTLMALIARLGAQLERELQPA